The segment CAAATGTTTTCTCATAGAACTCGCAGCTGCAATTGGATTATGAGTTTTTAATGCTTCCCATATTTCTTCATGTTGTTTATCAATATCATCTTTATGTAACTTGCTAATGATATTTTTTCTTGCATCTTTAATGAAAAAATCCATAAGAGTAGATACACTATTTAATATACTTACTATAAGAAAATTTTGAGTGGCTTTAGCAACAGCATAATGAAATTTAGTATCTAATTTAACTTTTTCATCTTCATCTTTTGAAATTTCAATATCTGTAATTATCTTTTTTATTTCTATAATTTCATCGTCTGTTATTTGTTTAGCAGCTAATGCAGCTGTTTCTATTTCAATAACTTTTCTTAATTGAAAAATCTCCTTTAATTTGCAATCATTAAGCATAAACATAATAGACAACGGTTCTAATAGAGTATCTTCAAAACTCGATCTTATAAAATTCCCCTCACCCTGTTTACACTCAACTATTCCTACTATCTCCAAGACCCTTAATGCTTCTCTTATAGAGGCTCTACTAACTCCTAATTTTTCTACTAAATCTCTCTCTGATGGAAGTTTGTCCCCTCCTTTTAATGTTCCATCCTTAATCATCTCTTTAATTTGGTTTATTACATGCTCGTAAACTTTTGTATTCTTTATGTGAGTAAACACTTTACTCTTCTCCTCTCCGTGTACTATAATAGTATTATATTTTTTATTATATAATTTCCCTTGATATTTTGTCAATATTTGTTAAAATATATTGACATTAATGAGATAAGTGATATAATACCAGTGCAATTTATAAAAAGGTGGTTTATTTGGATGCCTAAAATATTAGAAAATGTTAAAGATACTATTTTAAAAGAAAGTAAAAAAATTCTTTTAAAAGAAAATTACAAAGCATTAAATATACGTCAAATAGCAAAATGTTGTAATATAGGAATAGGAACATTTTATAATTATTTTTCTACAAAAGATGAATTAGTTATGGAAATATTAAAAAATGACTTTAATAAAAGTATAGATCTTATTGAACAACTAAAAAACAATAGTCTTTCTTTTAAAGAAAAGTTAGAACAAATTTATAAATCTTTTGATTTATTTTTAGGAGATTATATCTCTGTATTTTATGAGATTTCTTCTGTAAAGGGTACGAAATGTAAACGAAATACAGATTTTTCAAATTTATATAAATGTCTCGGTGAGCTTATTGATATAGAAAAAAATAATGGAACCATCAAAAAAGATGTAAATTGTTATGATTTTGCTCATTTTATAGTTTCAAACCTTTTTTATCTTACCAAAACTCATTATATATCTTTTGAACAATTTTATAATTTCTTGAATATATAAATATATAGCACACCGTTATATATTTTACCCTTATGTGAACATAGTTCATTCAATGAAAGGAGTCTTTTTATATGACTAAAAAAAATCATTCAACAGCACTTATTGTTTTTTTACTAGGTATATTTATGGGTGCCATTGATAGTGGTATAGTATCTCCTGCCAGAACTATAATAAGTAGGAATCTAAACGTTGATGAAAATCTTGGAGTTTGGATGATTACTATATACACACTATCCTATGCAGTTTCTATGCCTATTTCAAGTAAATTATCCGATAGATATGGACGAAAAAAAGTCTATAATCTAAGTATTCTTATTTTTGTATTAGGTTCAACACTTTGTGGTCTTAATAATTTCTTTGGTAATTTTAAATTGCTACTATTTTCAAGAATAATTCAAGCATTTGGTGGTGGTGGAATAATGCCAATTGCAACAGCTATGATAGGACAAAGCTTTTCAAAAGAAAAACGCGGAACTGCTCTTGGACTTGTAGGTTCTATATATGGTATTGCTACAATACTTGGACCAACCTTAGGATCTACTATTTTGAACATAGCCGGAAATGATCATTGGGGATGGATCTTTTTCATAAATATTCCCATTAGCATAATTATATTAATACTAAGTAAAAGTTTGGTGGAAAGTAAATCAGATATCATAGGTCCTCTTGATTTAAAAGGAAGCGTTGCTTTAAGTATAGTTATAGTATCTCTTATGTATGCTTTAACTAATATGAATTTCTTTCATTTTAAGGAGAGTATTAAAAGTACATCTGTATATCCTTTTCTTTTAATATTTATTATAATTTTACCAATATTTATTCTTATAGAACAAAGAGCTGAAGACCCTATATTAAATTTAAAATATTTTAGAAACAAAGAAATCCTTTTAACTCTCATAATAAGTTTTATAGTTGGAATTGGACTTATGGGCGTTGTTTTTATTCCTCAGTTTGCAGAAAATATGTTGAAAATCAAGACTGGTAGTGGTGGATACCTTGTTACTCTTATGGCTATATTTTCAGGAATATCAGCTCCTTTGGGTGGAAAAATAATCGATAAATATTCAGCTAAAATTATAATGTCCATTGGATTTATATGTACTATTATAGGAGCTTTATTTTTAGGATTATTCGTAACTTCTCATTTAAGTTTTATAAATATATTTATAGGACTTGCATTTATGGGCTTTGGAATGGGCTTTACTATGGGAACACCATTAAACTATTTAATGTTAAGCTATGTATCTCAAGATGAGTCGGCTTCAGCATTATCAACATTGTCCTTAATTCGTTCAATAGGTGTTACAATATCTCCAAATATAATGGTAAACTTCATTGTTGAAGCTTCTAAAAATGTAACTCAGAATATAAAAATGGTTATGCCTTCTTTAAATATACCTAAAAGTGCTGGAAATATTGATATATCAAAAGCCATTTCACCTGATATGATTGATAAATTTAAGTCAGCAGATGTATCAACTATAGTAGATAAAACCAAAGAGTTTTCAGCATCTATGATTGATAAGATGATACCTCATGGAAATTCATTTGCAGTTCACTTTAAAGCAGATTATTTAAATAAAATAGAACATAGTAGAGCTACTATAGAACATGCTTTTCAAAACACAATTAATGTGGGATTTAAGCATATGTTTATAGCATCTTCAATACTTGCATGTATTGGTCTTTTATTTACCATTATGCTTCATAGTAAAAATATCAAAACTACAAAGTAGTGTTGACATACCCCTATTTTTCTAAATGTCAAAAGTAGGGGTATCTTATTTTTTTATTATAAATATAATCCAATATTTAAATACCATTTTATAATATTTTCTCCTGCATATATAGTAATTAATGTAGCAATAACTATACTAGGTCCAAATGCTATGTAGTCTTTTCTACTTTTTTTCTTATAGACAATAAGTAGAACCCCTATTATTGCTCCTATTATAAATGATAAAAAAAGCATTAAAATTGTTAATCTCACTCCCAGATACATGCCCGAAAGAATACATATCTCTACATCTCCCCATCCCATTCCACCAGTTACTACTATAATTAAACTAATAACCATTCCTGCAATAATAGCTGCTAAAAAATACGTCTTAATGGGCAAATTTAAATACCAATTTATTAATATAAATACTATTCCAACTATAATTCCAATAATAGTAGTACTAAAATATACATCTGTTGTATTATAATCTATACATCCAATTATAATTAAAAAACTACATAAAAATAAATATTTTATAAATTCTATTGTTAATCCATACTTTAAATATACTCCTAAAAAAATCACTCCAGTAAGACACTCCACAATTAGCGAATTAATAGAAATTTTTTCTCCACAATATCTACATTTCCCTTTTAATATTATATAACTCATAATAGGTATTAGGTCATATGATTTTATTTTATTTTGACAGCTTGTGCAATGTGATGCTGGATAAACTATAGACTCATTTTTAGGTATTCTGCATATACAAAGATTTAGAAAACTTCCTATTATTATACCTATTATAAATATTTGTAAGCTCATCTTTAAAGTCTCCTTTAATTACAATTTTAACTGTTTGATATTATTGCCAATATTAGATAAAAATAAAGCCCCCAATTTAACGGGGACTTTGACAACGTTATAAAAACTATTAATTTTTTTCTTCTTTTTTTAAATACTTTTTCCATTGCAAATATATATAAAACAAACTTGATACATCTTGTTCATTATATAAAAGAATTCTTTGTCGTTTTTCTTCTGGCATTCTATTTATATAATCAAAATCCTTCATTACCTTACAGAATGTTTTGGATAAATTTGATCCACTTATAACTTCACTTTCTCTCATTATATCAAATTTCTTTTCTAAATTTTTAAGTCCTATGTTCTCTCCCATAAGTTTTTCGTATTCTCTCTGGAGATCCACTTTTTTAAAATGCTCATCTATATTAAATTCTATTTTATTTTTATTATATAGATACTCAATTACATTAAAATCATTATTGCCTGAAAAAGTAACAATATATTTTTTATTATACTTTTCATACATTTCCTTAAAATACTCTTCTGATAATTTTAATATTTCTGGTGCATCTTTTTTATTTTCAATCATATATTGTGTAACTTTAAGTTCATGACTATCATTGTCAAAATAGCAACACCCAAATACTCCTATACATATAGGCTTCTTGTAAAGATAATGTTCAAGATCAAAAAATATTGCATCCTTATATATATCATCTTTCCCATCAATTTTTAGTGCAAACTCTTTAGACTCGTCATCAATTTTTATACTATTTTCTCTTTTAATCACTAAATCACTCTTTTCTAGATATGCATAAGCTTTATTTAAAATATCGATATTTT is part of the Clostridium botulinum genome and harbors:
- a CDS encoding ribonuclease H-like domain-containing protein; the encoded protein is MIKRENSIKIDDESKEFALKIDGKDDIYKDAIFFDLEHYLYKKPICIGVFGCCYFDNDSHELKVTQYMIENKKDAPEILKLSEEYFKEMYEKYNKKYIVTFSGNNDFNVIEYLYNKNKIEFNIDEHFKKVDLQREYEKLMGENIGLKNLEKKFDIMRESEVISGSNLSKTFCKVMKDFDYINRMPEEKRQRILLYNEQDVSSLFYIYLQWKKYLKKEEKN
- a CDS encoding MFS transporter, whose translation is MTKKNHSTALIVFLLGIFMGAIDSGIVSPARTIISRNLNVDENLGVWMITIYTLSYAVSMPISSKLSDRYGRKKVYNLSILIFVLGSTLCGLNNFFGNFKLLLFSRIIQAFGGGGIMPIATAMIGQSFSKEKRGTALGLVGSIYGIATILGPTLGSTILNIAGNDHWGWIFFINIPISIIILILSKSLVESKSDIIGPLDLKGSVALSIVIVSLMYALTNMNFFHFKESIKSTSVYPFLLIFIIILPIFILIEQRAEDPILNLKYFRNKEILLTLIISFIVGIGLMGVVFIPQFAENMLKIKTGSGGYLVTLMAIFSGISAPLGGKIIDKYSAKIIMSIGFICTIIGALFLGLFVTSHLSFINIFIGLAFMGFGMGFTMGTPLNYLMLSYVSQDESASALSTLSLIRSIGVTISPNIMVNFIVEASKNVTQNIKMVMPSLNIPKSAGNIDISKAISPDMIDKFKSADVSTIVDKTKEFSASMIDKMIPHGNSFAVHFKADYLNKIEHSRATIEHAFQNTINVGFKHMFIASSILACIGLLFTIMLHSKNIKTTK
- a CDS encoding TetR/AcrR family transcriptional regulator, whose protein sequence is MPKILENVKDTILKESKKILLKENYKALNIRQIAKCCNIGIGTFYNYFSTKDELVMEILKNDFNKSIDLIEQLKNNSLSFKEKLEQIYKSFDLFLGDYISVFYEISSVKGTKCKRNTDFSNLYKCLGELIDIEKNNGTIKKDVNCYDFAHFIVSNLFYLTKTHYISFEQFYNFLNI
- a CDS encoding prepilin peptidase — its product is MSLQIFIIGIIIGSFLNLCICRIPKNESIVYPASHCTSCQNKIKSYDLIPIMSYIILKGKCRYCGEKISINSLIVECLTGVIFLGVYLKYGLTIEFIKYLFLCSFLIIIGCIDYNTTDVYFSTTIIGIIVGIVFILINWYLNLPIKTYFLAAIIAGMVISLIIVVTGGMGWGDVEICILSGMYLGVRLTILMLFLSFIIGAIIGVLLIVYKKKSRKDYIAFGPSIVIATLITIYAGENIIKWYLNIGLYL
- a CDS encoding FadR/GntR family transcriptional regulator: MFTHIKNTKVYEHVINQIKEMIKDGTLKGGDKLPSERDLVEKLGVSRASIREALRVLEIVGIVECKQGEGNFIRSSFEDTLLEPLSIMFMLNDCKLKEIFQLRKVIEIETAALAAKQITDDEIIEIKKIITDIEISKDEDEKVKLDTKFHYAVAKATQNFLIVSILNSVSTLMDFFIKDARKNIISKLHKDDIDKQHEEIWEALKTHNPIAAASSMRKHLDLINQDLTISKA